The following are encoded in a window of Haloprofundus salilacus genomic DNA:
- a CDS encoding sugar phosphate isomerase/epimerase family protein, translating to MVRPAIQLYTLREFEEPLTETLHRLTDTVYEGVEFTGFGNESPEAIADALDDTGLEPVGAHVGFDVLETDYEATVEAYRTLGCDQIVVPTYGEEGFTSADAISDTAEELSALADRLAADGFEAHYHNHAYEFAALEETFDTAYDAFAARTDDRLGLEFDVGLARHGGVDPVRYLDRYADRISLVHLTDTIPGGDDTLHVDLDGGVVDLDACVRAAAAGEADWLIHENGLTTDPAATLESSSPRLRELLDAA from the coding sequence ATGGTTCGACCGGCGATTCAGCTGTACACGCTCCGCGAGTTTGAGGAACCGCTGACCGAAACGCTCCACCGGCTCACCGACACAGTCTACGAGGGTGTCGAGTTCACCGGATTCGGCAATGAGTCGCCCGAAGCGATCGCCGACGCGCTCGACGATACGGGGCTCGAACCCGTCGGCGCGCACGTCGGTTTCGACGTGCTCGAAACCGACTACGAGGCGACTGTCGAGGCGTACCGAACGCTGGGATGCGACCAGATCGTCGTCCCCACCTACGGCGAGGAGGGGTTCACCTCCGCCGACGCAATCTCTGACACCGCCGAGGAACTGTCCGCGCTGGCCGACCGCCTCGCGGCTGACGGGTTCGAGGCGCACTACCACAACCACGCCTACGAGTTCGCGGCGCTCGAAGAGACGTTCGACACCGCCTACGACGCGTTTGCCGCGCGGACGGACGACCGGCTTGGATTGGAGTTTGATGTCGGACTCGCGCGTCACGGCGGTGTCGATCCGGTGCGGTACCTCGACCGCTACGCCGACCGAATCTCGCTCGTCCACCTGACGGACACGATTCCCGGCGGCGACGACACGCTCCACGTCGACCTCGACGGGGGCGTCGTGGACCTCGACGCCTGCGTCCGGGCTGCTGCCGCCGGAGAGGCCGATTGGCTCATCCACGAGAACGGGTTGACGACCGACCCCGCGGCGACACTCGAATCGAGTTCTCCCCGTCTCCGAGAACTCCTCGACGCGGCCTGA
- a CDS encoding NUDIX hydrolase N-terminal domain-containing protein, with translation MRLLDELRVLSQNGLKYADDPYDEERYERILELTCQYYGDALELPATDVRERFDAELGHVTPKVGAEAAVFDSTGRILLMRRTDDSTWCLPCGWVDPNESPAETAVRETREETGLDVSVTELVDVYHHPPDDRFGPHGRIDVLYRCVVDDGALELSHEGEALDYWEIDDVPVWHKAHETYARDAACASPETATESTDP, from the coding sequence ATGCGTCTACTGGACGAATTACGCGTGCTGAGCCAGAACGGGCTGAAGTACGCCGACGACCCCTACGACGAGGAGCGGTACGAGCGGATACTCGAACTCACGTGTCAATACTACGGTGACGCGCTCGAACTGCCGGCTACGGACGTCCGCGAGCGCTTCGATGCCGAACTCGGCCACGTAACGCCGAAAGTCGGCGCGGAAGCGGCGGTGTTCGACTCCACAGGACGCATTCTGCTAATGCGCCGTACCGACGACAGCACGTGGTGTCTCCCCTGCGGATGGGTCGACCCGAACGAATCGCCCGCCGAGACGGCAGTCCGCGAGACGCGCGAGGAGACCGGACTCGACGTTTCGGTGACCGAACTAGTCGACGTGTACCACCACCCGCCCGACGACCGATTCGGTCCACACGGTCGTATCGACGTCCTCTATCGGTGTGTGGTCGACGACGGAGCGCTCGAACTCTCGCACGAAGGGGAGGCGCTCGATTACTGGGAGATAGACGACGTTCCAGTCTGGCACAAAGCGCACGAGACGTACGCTCGCGACGCCGCCTGTGCGTCTCCCGAGACGGCAACCGAGTCAACCGACCCGTAG
- a CDS encoding Gfo/Idh/MocA family protein, with the protein MTVCIGLCSVAHLHADSYAACLNDLPDAEFVGLTEADGREEEGRKKADEYGVDYLDTEALLAEVDGVVVCSTNADHLAWVRHAAAAGVDVLCEKPLAPSVDEAQQIVEICDRADVHLGVAMPLRFNQPVRNAKTAVENGALGDVQFLSGTNRGQMPGSWFVDADESGGGAVMDHSVHIVDIVRWITGEDVREVYAETDTRFHDIPVEDVNLLSMTLTDGTEFVLDGSWSKPDEWDFWGDATLRLVGTEGVVAIDCFDQKIKQTRDTDDPGIRSVYWGSNPDEGLVADFVEAVAEDRPPLKTGADAVNDVAVVEAAYESARRTKPVDVELVELTSPTS; encoded by the coding sequence GTGACGGTCTGCATCGGTCTCTGTTCGGTCGCTCACCTGCACGCCGACTCTTACGCCGCCTGTCTGAACGACCTGCCGGACGCCGAGTTCGTCGGGCTGACAGAAGCCGACGGACGGGAAGAGGAGGGCCGCAAAAAAGCCGACGAGTACGGCGTCGACTACCTCGACACTGAGGCGCTACTCGCCGAGGTAGATGGCGTCGTCGTCTGCTCGACGAACGCGGACCACCTCGCGTGGGTTCGGCACGCCGCCGCCGCCGGCGTCGATGTTCTCTGCGAGAAACCACTCGCGCCGAGCGTCGACGAGGCGCAACAGATAGTCGAAATCTGTGACCGCGCGGACGTCCACCTCGGTGTTGCTATGCCGCTTCGGTTCAATCAGCCGGTTCGAAACGCGAAGACGGCCGTCGAGAACGGCGCACTCGGGGACGTCCAGTTCCTCAGTGGGACGAACCGGGGGCAGATGCCTGGTAGCTGGTTCGTTGACGCCGACGAGTCCGGCGGTGGGGCCGTGATGGACCACTCGGTGCACATCGTCGATATCGTCCGATGGATCACCGGCGAGGACGTCCGCGAGGTGTACGCGGAGACCGATACGCGCTTCCACGACATCCCTGTCGAGGACGTGAATCTGCTGTCGATGACGCTCACCGACGGGACCGAGTTCGTCCTCGACGGCTCGTGGAGCAAGCCCGACGAGTGGGACTTCTGGGGCGATGCGACGCTGCGGCTCGTCGGCACGGAAGGCGTGGTCGCCATCGACTGCTTCGACCAGAAGATAAAGCAGACGCGCGACACCGACGACCCCGGAATCCGGTCGGTGTACTGGGGGTCGAACCCCGACGAGGGACTCGTCGCCGACTTCGTCGAGGCCGTCGCCGAGGACCGCCCCCCGTTGAAGACGGGTGCGGACGCGGTCAACGACGTGGCCGTCGTGGAGGCCGCCTACGAGTCCGCACGTCGGACCAAACCCGTCGACGTCGAGCTCGTCGAACTCACATCTCCGACGAGCTGA
- a CDS encoding Gfo/Idh/MocA family protein, whose translation MTVRVGICSTAHVNAEVYAALLSKLPAVDLVGISGQNPERAQQRANAVGTSAMPHSELMRTADGVVVCSPTAAHEELIELALQHDVAVLCEKPLATSLAAAKSIQDRCEERDVVTGMAMPLRYSRPMRRLKERYEAGAVGELLAVSGVNRGRMPGGWFVDPELAGGGAIADHTDHIVDVVRWITGEEVREVYAETDTRFYDIPVEDVNLLSMTLSNGASFSLDGSWSTPQKNPFWGDASVELVGSETTLSADCFGYRYSHVRDTGHGGHNESIYWGADPNNALLRDFVASIRGESTVATSLDDAVQTAAVIAAAYESVERGEPVEVTY comes from the coding sequence GTGACCGTCCGCGTCGGCATCTGTTCGACCGCCCACGTCAACGCCGAGGTGTACGCGGCGCTGCTGTCGAAACTCCCGGCAGTCGACCTCGTCGGTATCTCGGGCCAGAACCCCGAGCGCGCGCAGCAACGGGCGAACGCCGTCGGAACGTCAGCGATGCCACACAGCGAATTGATGCGAACGGCCGACGGCGTCGTCGTCTGCTCACCGACGGCCGCCCACGAGGAATTGATAGAACTCGCGCTGCAACACGACGTCGCCGTGCTCTGCGAGAAACCCCTCGCGACGTCGTTGGCGGCGGCGAAGTCGATTCAGGACCGCTGCGAGGAGCGCGACGTCGTCACCGGAATGGCGATGCCCCTGCGCTACAGTCGCCCGATGCGGCGACTCAAGGAGCGTTACGAAGCGGGCGCCGTCGGCGAACTCCTCGCCGTCTCGGGCGTCAACCGCGGCCGGATGCCCGGCGGTTGGTTCGTCGACCCTGAACTGGCCGGTGGCGGTGCTATCGCCGACCACACCGATCACATCGTCGACGTGGTCCGGTGGATCACCGGCGAGGAGGTTCGCGAGGTGTACGCCGAGACTGACACGCGGTTCTACGATATCCCCGTCGAGGACGTGAACTTGCTGTCGATGACGCTTTCGAACGGCGCATCATTCTCTCTCGACGGGTCGTGGAGTACGCCGCAGAAGAACCCCTTCTGGGGCGACGCTAGCGTCGAACTCGTGGGGTCGGAGACGACGCTGTCGGCGGACTGCTTCGGCTACCGCTACAGCCACGTCCGAGACACCGGTCACGGCGGACACAACGAGTCGATTTACTGGGGCGCAGACCCGAACAACGCGCTCCTCCGCGATTTCGTCGCGTCGATACGCGGCGAGTCGACGGTCGCAACGTCGCTCGACGACGCCGTCCAGACGGCGGCCGTGATAGCCGCGGCATACGAATCGGTCGAGCGAGGGGAACCGGTCGAAGTCACGTACTGA
- a CDS encoding Gfo/Idh/MocA family protein, whose amino-acid sequence MQRIVVVGAGAAVQAHAERYERFDDAAVYGVVGGAAESGDGGSDFESVDAPSYDSLSGALRDDDVDGVDICGPGSTFGDALETALNVGIPTRCDPPFALDDATYDRVVSLAAESNGWILSHSPHRFSRLYDRLHSAIESGGIGSIGVARIERTAPFCGPGWNVSYDGVSAIESHVDALCAVLAHDVDVLEWTFGPIERVFVRMRTSARCDHAHAVFAFREGGRATVETRWHRNEPPDPRVNVEYSGNHGRLDFDESDASTALREDGASLAVDPPEDDCRGRALRSFLDHLRDADLPPSDVAPTTPSRVVAAVRRSADEDIPVTLAEGSP is encoded by the coding sequence ATGCAACGCATCGTCGTGGTCGGCGCCGGGGCGGCGGTGCAAGCGCACGCCGAACGGTACGAGCGCTTCGACGACGCAGCCGTCTACGGCGTCGTTGGAGGCGCCGCCGAGTCGGGCGACGGCGGTTCTGATTTCGAGAGCGTCGACGCGCCGAGCTACGACTCGCTCTCGGGCGCGCTTCGAGACGACGACGTTGACGGCGTCGACATCTGCGGCCCGGGTTCGACTTTCGGCGACGCGCTCGAAACAGCGCTCAACGTGGGGATACCGACCCGCTGCGACCCACCGTTCGCCCTCGACGATGCGACGTACGACCGCGTCGTCTCGCTGGCAGCAGAGAGCAACGGCTGGATACTGTCGCACTCTCCGCACCGCTTCTCGCGGCTGTACGACCGCCTCCACTCGGCGATCGAGTCGGGCGGTATCGGTTCGATAGGCGTCGCGAGAATCGAACGAACCGCGCCGTTCTGCGGTCCCGGATGGAACGTCTCCTACGATGGCGTCTCCGCCATCGAGAGTCACGTGGACGCGCTCTGTGCCGTCCTCGCCCACGACGTGGACGTCCTCGAGTGGACGTTCGGGCCGATAGAGCGGGTGTTCGTCCGGATGCGGACGAGCGCGCGGTGCGATCATGCCCATGCCGTGTTCGCGTTTCGAGAGGGTGGGCGGGCGACCGTCGAGACGCGGTGGCATCGAAATGAGCCGCCCGACCCGCGCGTCAACGTTGAGTACAGCGGCAATCACGGGCGTCTCGACTTCGACGAGAGCGACGCATCGACAGCGCTTCGGGAAGACGGAGCGTCGCTCGCTGTCGACCCACCGGAGGACGACTGTCGCGGCCGCGCGCTCCGGTCGTTTCTCGACCATCTGCGGGACGCCGACCTGCCCCCGTCGGACGTCGCGCCGACGACTCCCTCTCGGGTCGTCGCCGCGGTCCGTCGGTCGGCCGACGAGGACATCCCGGTCACACTCGCGGAGGGGTCGCCGTGA